In a single window of the Littorina saxatilis isolate snail1 linkage group LG5, US_GU_Lsax_2.0, whole genome shotgun sequence genome:
- the LOC138966082 gene encoding R3H domain-containing protein 4-like encodes MGVGRENKDIFFSPYVPENEMQILENQSGQSTDEEDLHPPIGTGNRSSHRNRRSARPRSSSVEACLTGMYRRCGAKQARRTENIKYLLNLKVDGEEEDSARTPSYNSNTSAFAELLQEREKMQAWNNFVNSSEEDQQRILHMRRSDAALTSIQEESSDDGGDDNGNQSLDDSWEKVMTTNCDGRTVHPCFSAEECFERVDKNLRSMLTRRHLPLGMVAQLEKEVVDFFNDCPGSVYVSHLASSFERLLLHAVCQFLGLHCHSYDENGQRRTQVENRRSSFFLPSETLADYLERIS; translated from the exons AATTTTGGAAAATCAGAGTGGTCAGTCAACCGACGAGGAAGACCTACATCCACCAATTGGCACCGGTAACCGGTCATCACACCGTAACCGTCGCAGCGCACGTCCCCGCTCATCTTCAGTAGAAGCATGTCTCACCGGCATGTACAGACGATGTGGCGCCAAACAGGCCCGTCGAACTGAGAACA TCAAGTACTTGCTGAACTTGAAGGTTGATGGGGAGGAGGAAGACAGCGCGAGGACTCCGTCTTACAATTCCAACACCTCGGCTTTTGCTGAACTGCTTCAAGAACGTGAGAAAATGCAG GCATGGAACAACTTCGTCAACAGCTCGGAGGAGGACCAGCAGCGGATCCTGCACATGAGACGATCTGACGCCGCTCTCACCAGCATCCAGGAAGAGTCCTCTGATGATGGAGGGGACGACAATGGCAACCAGAGCCTGGATGACTCGTGGGAGAAGGTCATGACTACCAACTGTGATGGACGTACTG TTCATCCTTGCTTCAGTGCAGAGGAGTGCTTTGAGAGAGTGGACAAAAATCTCCGTTCCATGCTGACACGCCGTCATCTGCCACTG GGTATGGTTGCCCAGCTGGAAAAGGAGGTGGTGGATTTCTTCAATGACTGCCCTGGTTCTGTGTACGTCTCGCACCTAGCCAGCAGTTTTGAACGTCTGCTGCTGCATGCCGTCTGTCAGTTTCTGGGACTCCATTGTCACA GTTATGATGAGAATGGCCAGAGGAGAACTCAAGTGGAGAACAGAAGGTCATCCTTTTTTCTTCCCTCTGAAACTCTCGCGGATTATCTGGAGCGCATATCATGA
- the LOC138966084 gene encoding small ribosomal subunit protein eS12-like encodes MSDAEGDAVPAVGGDTGSMDIYTAVQEVLKTALIHDGLARGANEATKALDKRQAHLCILSNSVDEPMYTKLVEALCAEHGINLLKVDDSKKLGEWAGLCKIDKEGKARKVNGCGVVVVKDYGKETQALDVLNEYFRSKK; translated from the exons ATGTCTGACGCAGAAGG AGATGCTGTTCCCGCTGTGGGCGGTGACACCGGTTCCATGGACATCTACACTGCTGTTCAGGAGGTGCTGAAAACTGCACTTATTCATGATGGCCTCGCACGCGGAGCGAACGAGGCTACCAAGGCCCTTGACAA ACGTCAAGCTCACCTGTGCATCCTGTCCAACAGTGTAGATGAACCAATGTACACCAAACTTGTTGAAGCCCTGTGTGCAGAGCACGGCATCAACCTCCTCAAG GTTGACGACAGCAAGAAGCTCGGAGAGTGGGCAGGCCTATGCAAGATCGACAAGGAGGGAAAGGCTCGCAAGGTCAACGGCTGTGGTGTCGTCGTAGTCAAG GATTACGGGAAGGAGACACAAGCGTTGGATGTGCTGAACGAGTACTTCAGGTCTAAGAAATAA